The window GCGGACGCGGCCGTTCTTCCAAGCCTTCAACAGCTCGTCGTAAGACGCCGTAACGCCCTTGGGTTTTTCATTGGATAGTTTGGGCTTGGGCGCGCCGGGTTGGCGCAGCCAGTAGTCTGCGCCCTTGACCTCACTGGCGTCCGCGATTTTGGGCGCGCAGGATTGCAGCTCCATATTTCTCTGAATCACCGCCATCGCCCGATCTTGCCTTTCCGCCAGGGTGTCCAGCGCCTGCTGCGGCGTTTTCTTGCCAGTGATGGCGTCCGCCAGCGTCGGCCACCAGTAACGTGACAGCTTCGGATAATCCGGCACGTTGACGCCGGTGGGCGTCCAGGCTTTGCGGGCGGGACTCAAGTAGAACTCCACCAGTCCGCCCAGTTTAGGCGCGGCTTTTTGCATGGCGGCGGATCTCAAGTCGGATTCGCGAATCGGCGTCAGGCCCACCAGGGTTTTCTTCAATGAGACGGTTTTAGCGACGGTGAACTGCGCATACAGCCAGACTGCTTTTTGCCGGGTTGGGCTCATGTTTTTGGGAATGGTCCAGGAACCGGCGTCCTGATAACCCAGTTTCATCCCCTCCTGCCAATAGGCGCCGTGAGGCGAGGGCGCCATACGCCATTTTGGCGTGCCATCGCTGTTCACCACTGGCAACCCAGGCTTGGTCATGTTGGAGGTGAAGGCGGTGTACCAGAAAATCTGCTGGGCGATGTGGCCTTGCGCGGGAACAGAACCCGCTTCACTGAAATCCATTTTGATGGCTTCCGGCGGCGCGTACTTCTTCAGCCAGTCGATATATTTCTCCAGTGAGTACACGGCGGCAGGACTGTTAGTCGCGCCGCCGCGATCCATACTGGAGCCTACCGGATGGCAACCTTCGATGCGGATGCCCCATTCATCCACGGGCTTACCGTTGGGCAGGCCTGGGTCTCCCGCGCCGGCCATGGAAAACCAGGCGTCGGTGAAACGCCAACCCAAAGACGGATCGCGCTTGCCGTAATCCATGTGTCCGTAAACCCGCTCGCCATCGATGTGTTTGACCTTGTTGGTGAAGAAGTCGGCGATGTCCTCATAGGCGGACCAGTTGATCGGCACCCCGAGTTCGTAGCCGTAAATCTCTTTGAACTTTTTCTTCAGGTCAGGGCGTTGGAACCAGTCGTAGCGAAACCAGTAAAGATTGGCGAACTGTTGATCGGGAAGCTGATAGATCTTGCCGTCGAGCCCGGTCACGAAGCTGACTCCGATAAAGTCGTTGATGTCCAGAGTGGGTAAGGTGACGTCTTTGCCTTCCCCTTGCATGAAATCGCTCAGAGCCAGAATGCGCCCGGAGCGGGAGTGATTGCCGATCAGGTCGGAGTCGCTGATGAAGGCGTCATAACGGTGTTGGTCGCCAATGAACTGCACCCAAAGGCGGTCAATGACTGTGCCTTCCGGCTGCAATTCATGGTTGATCTTAATCCCGGTTAGTTCGTTGAACGCCTTCGCCAACACCTGGGATTCATATTCGTGGGTTTTAATGGTTTCCGACAGTACGTTCAGTTCGAGTCCCTGATAAGGCGCAGCGGTGTGGATAAACCAGGCCAGCTCTTCGATTTGTTGATCCCGGCTGATGGAGGAGTCCTTGAACTCGCTGTCCACCCATTTTTCCACCTGCGCGCGTTTTTGCGGCGTCAGCCTGTCGGCGTAGGGGCCGGCGGTTGCGTCGGCGGCATGCAGCGCCGCGGCAAGAGTGAGAGAAAGCATAGAGACGCTGAAAGTGTTTTTTATTGTGATCATAACTACTCAACCTGTCTTCGTATTTGTTCGTTTTTATTTGAGAAAGGA is drawn from Hahella sp. KA22 and contains these coding sequences:
- a CDS encoding ABC transporter substrate-binding protein, coding for MITIKNTFSVSMLSLTLAAALHAADATAGPYADRLTPQKRAQVEKWVDSEFKDSSISRDQQIEELAWFIHTAAPYQGLELNVLSETIKTHEYESQVLAKAFNELTGIKINHELQPEGTVIDRLWVQFIGDQHRYDAFISDSDLIGNHSRSGRILALSDFMQGEGKDVTLPTLDINDFIGVSFVTGLDGKIYQLPDQQFANLYWFRYDWFQRPDLKKKFKEIYGYELGVPINWSAYEDIADFFTNKVKHIDGERVYGHMDYGKRDPSLGWRFTDAWFSMAGAGDPGLPNGKPVDEWGIRIEGCHPVGSSMDRGGATNSPAAVYSLEKYIDWLKKYAPPEAIKMDFSEAGSVPAQGHIAQQIFWYTAFTSNMTKPGLPVVNSDGTPKWRMAPSPHGAYWQEGMKLGYQDAGSWTIPKNMSPTRQKAVWLYAQFTVAKTVSLKKTLVGLTPIRESDLRSAAMQKAAPKLGGLVEFYLSPARKAWTPTGVNVPDYPKLSRYWWPTLADAITGKKTPQQALDTLAERQDRAMAVIQRNMELQSCAPKIADASEVKGADYWLRQPGAPKPKLSNEKPKGVTASYDELLKAWKNGRVR